The genomic window CAGGCAATCGTCCAGGGAAAAGTCAATTGCTTCCAACTCCAACTTGCCAGCTTCGACCTTGGAGAAGTCGAGGATGTCGTTCAGCAGTCGCAGTAGGGCATCGGCCGATTGCAGCACCACATTCAGATAGTCGCGTTGTTGGTTGCTGAGCTGGGTTTGCAGGGTTAATTCGGTCATTCCGATGATGCCATTCATGGGGGTCCGGATTTCGTGACTCATGTTGGCCAGGAAATCGCTTTTGGCGCGATTGGCTTGTTCGGCCACAGCGGTGCGGTCGGCCACGCGTTGTTCGAGGGTTTCGTTTAGGCATTCCAGTTCGGCGAAACCTTCGGCGTTCTCCAAGGCCGCTCCGGCGATCGTGGCAATAAATTCAGCCAAGCGTTTTTCGTCTTCGCCAAACAGGTTACTGACGCCGTGATGTTCGACATAAAAACAACCCGCCGGCTCTCCTCGGACAAACATCGGTGCGCATAATGCCGAACGCACACCCGGCAGCAAGGGGTACGCATCTTCGTTCGAAGTCGCATCGGTCAGCACGATCACCTGCCGCGTGTTGATCGCGGTGGTAGCCAAATCTCGGAGGTAGCGGTCTTCTAGTTTGCTGTGGTCCCAGTCCTGGCTGTCGGCGTTTGGTGCCAAGGGCATTTTCAACAGTCTGCAGCGTTCGCCACGCAGCAGCCGATCCGCCCCCAGCTGGACTTCTCGGAACACGCTTTCTTGAGACAGCCCCGCGGCGATCCGGCGACCGGTTTGCAGCGCGTTGTCGAAGCGGTCGACCAGCGAGAGCGTTGCGAGTTTGGCTGAGGCAGCTTGTTCGGGCGGGGTTTCATTCAGCACGTAGTAGGCACCCAGGGAACGCAGCAGTTTGCTGGCAGTGGCGATGTCTTCCTCGGCTCCGTCCCAGCCCTGCTGCCGGCCGATCCGCCCCCGCTCCAACAGCGATTTGGCGTATTCGAAACGGGCTCCCTGGCGCTCGGCGACCTGCAAGCTTTCGTCCAATTGGCGTCGAGCGGTGCGGTCCGCGCCCTGCATGGCGGCCACCAGGGCCGATTCGCGAAGCGCATGAGGCAGATCGTTTTGGAACTTTCGAGCCACTCGGATGGCGGTTCTGGCAACATTGGCCGCCTGTTGCAGCAAAACCCGACGCCGCTGGGGGCACAATGGCGAGGTCTGTTCGGCTTGCTGACGAGCGGCCGTAACGATCCAGGACCGCAGCGGCAATACGTAGGCGTTCTGCAATCCGGCCTGCTCGACGCGTTGTTGCGCGTCGCAGAACACCGCGCGGGCTTCCGCCGTCTGGCCGTAGCACAGCAAACGCATGCCTTCGGCCAACATCACCTGAGCAGTGACTTGCAGGTCGGCCCGCGGACGCTGCAATTCGCTTTGCAAAACCGACGGCGCCAAATCGCCGCCAGTGCTTTGGGCCCATACATCCAAGCTGTAACCGGCTGCTTGAGCATCTCCCAAATCGACCCCCGAAAGATGGACTCTTTTGGCCATCTCTGCGCTGGAGGCAAGGTTGCCAAGGCGGAACAAACTATACGCGGTGTGGACCCGAGCGACGTTGACCTCCCACAGGTCTCCAGTGCGTTCCAGTAACCGAATCGAAGCACTGCAATGCTCGATGGCCTCCTCATAGCGGGAGGCGGCAAACAACACCACGCCGTGGAAATTCAGAGCTTGCCCCTGGCCCCATAGATCATCCAGAGATTTATAGATCGCAAAGGATTTTTCCGCGTAGCTCACACCACGGTTGAATAAGCCGACCAAGCTCATCACCGGAGCATGGATCGAATAGGCATGCGCCAGTTCACTTGTGGCGGGGTAGCGTTCCGCCAAATTCATCCCGCGGAGGTGGGACCACAAGCATTTGTATTGCCCGCGTTTGAACCAGTAGGCGTAGGTCAAACGATTGAACAAGCGTACGATCAGTAATGTGCGGGTGGCTCCCTGCAGGCTTTTGCGCGCGGTGAACCAGCCGGGCAGGATGGAGTGCAGGGCTTGGGTGATTAGTTCGCCGCCCAGACGCACATACAAGCCCAGGTTGCCTTGGGGAATGCGAGCCCCCAGTTGCTCCAGGGCCCGTTCAAAGGCGTCGATGGCGCGTTCCATGTCGCCCTGCTTAAAGGCCACTTCGCCCAACTTGCCTTCCATCTCGGCTTTGGTGATTTCATCCGCCGCCAGTTCGCGAGCCCGCTCGAATTGCTCGGCGGCGTTATCGTAGGAACCACGCAGCATCAACACATTGGCCAGACCCTCTGCGATTTGGTAACGCAGCAATGGGTCTTTGGTGGCGCTCCGCTGGGCGATCGTAAACTGTTGTTCGGCCAGTTCTAGGGCATGTTGCGCTTTGGCTTGGCGTGCGGCGGCCAAGGCATAGGGCAGGGCTCGCGAACAATCGCCAGCCGCATCGAAGTGATATGCCAGGTCAAAGACCCGCTGCGGCGCTTCCCGTTCCAGTTGCACGGCGGCTTTTAGATGCAGTTCACGGCGTCGTGAAGCCGGCAGTCTGGCGAGCAGCGATTCGCGAAGCTTGTCGTGAAGGAAATTGCAGCGTTCGTCGGTCTTACGCGACCAGACGATGTGACGCTGGTGTCCGACGCGGAGTGCCGCGATCGCTTGCTGCGACGTTTGGCCGGCCAGATTCGAAGCGGCGAACAGGTCGAATTCTTTGCCCAATACGGCGCCGGCTGTCAACAGTTGCACCGTGGCCGGAGGTAACAATTCGATCCGTCGAACCAGAAACTCTGCGGCATGCTGAGAAGACTGTGCATCGGCCAGCGCGGATTGATCGATCCGCCAACCTCCACTGGCCGGCCGCTCCGGGGCGTCAGGATGGCGTTTGTCGGGCACCAGGGCACCCGATTCCACCAGTCCACGCAGCGCGGCGGCCGCCATGAATGGACTGCCTTCGGCCAAATGTTCGATGGTGTAGATGGCTTCGTCAGGCAATGGGCCCGCCATCGATTCAACCAGCTGCCGCACACTGGCCGGGGCAAACGTTGGCAGTTCCAGATGAGCCATGCCCGAGAGGTTGCGGAGCGGATGGTCCGCCGGGACCTCTTCGGAGCGATAGGCCACCACGACCAGCACGGTACGGTCGCGGTCGCGTGAGTATCGCTGCCACTGCCGCAGCGCTTTGTAGGTTAATTGATCCGCCCATTGGCAATCATCCAACAGTACCAAAACCGAGTGGTCGAGGTTTCCCAAAGCGTCCAACAAAGCCGTCAGCGCATGCACGCTGCGAGCTTCGCCGTGTTCTTCGGGACCCAGATGGTCGACCGCGGCCTGGTCGCTGATCTGCAGCAAATCGGGCAGAGCCCAACAAGCGGCATCCCACTGATCGGTCATCGCCTCACGAATCCGCTCGGCGACGTGCTCGTCCAGGCGGGCCATGTTGACGACGCCCTGGGCCACTCCGGTAAATAGTTGGAAGGGGCGTTGAGCCGCTTGCTCAAGCCCTTGACCTTGCAGGATCCAAGTACCGCGCTGCGAACACACCCGCGCGAACTCGCTCAGCAAGCGACTCTTGCCGCCCCCGGATTCGGCTTCGACGATCACCAATCCGCCCTGACCGAGTTCGGCGCGCTGCAGCAGTGTGTGCAGCTGCGTCAATTCCTGCTCGCGTCCTACAAACGCCGGTGCGGTCAGTGTCTGCCGGCGATCGTGAAGTCCGATGACCAGTTGCGGCTCCGCTTCGCCATTCCGCAAGGCTTCGTCGATGGCATCCAGATCCATGACTACCGCTTCGGCGGATTGATAACGATCGCGTGGATCTTTGCGGAGCATTCGCTGCAGGACTTCTTCCAATATTCTCGGCACTGGCAGCCCAAGGGCTTTCAGGTCCGGAACGGGTTTGCTGAGATGTTGACGCAGCAGGTCGCCCACGCTGTTGGACTGAAACGGCGGGTGACCGGTCAGGCATTCGAACAGCATGTTGCCCAGCGAATACAAATCGGAACTGGCGGTTTCTTCGTGGTTCAACAGCCCGGTGACTTCCGGCGACAAATACTGGGCGACGTGCAGCCATGTATCGGGCAAACCCTCCGCCATCCAAGTGGGCTGAATCAAACCAAAATCGGTCAACGTGACCTGACGCAGTTCGTGCTCTTCATTGGTAATCACATTGTCCGGGCGGATGCTGCGGTGCAAGACTTCGTGACGATGCGCTTCCTGCAGCGCCGTTAAAACCGCGCGCCCGACTTGGATGGTTTCGGCCACCGATAAAGACGCCTGCTGCAAACGTTGCCGGAGGGTGATCCCGGCCACGAATGGCATTACCCAAAACACCTGTTGGTCGTCGCTGCCATGATCCAATAGCCGCGCGAAGGAGTTGTGCGAAAGTTGCCCCAACGCATGGGCGTCGTGTTCAAACCGCATTTGCGCCGAAGCGGAAAGCGAATCGTGGCGGACGGTTTTGACCACGACCGATTGGTCCGTGGCCGAATCGAGAGCCTGAAAGGTTTCGCCGTGGGGGCTTTGGGAGAGCCCGCGCAGGACACGATAGCGACCACCGATCAATGGCTGGTCCGGAACGTGTCTGTCTGAATACGAACTCTTCACCTCGCCCGCCTTTACGTGGGTACTCCTGCTGTCCGGCCGGTGGGCCATCAAGACAGCCCGATACCAATCGAATCGGCGAGGCGAGTGGCGAACCCCGTTTTTTACCAGGAAAACGAGGCTCCCACGCCAAAACCGTAAGGACTACAGAGAGTATCCGTATAGGGCGGATTTTATCGACTGCGCGGAGGCGTCAGGTAACCGGCTGGTCGAGCAGTTCACCGCTCAGCTGGGCCAGAGCGATCTGATGCAGACGCTCGGCGATCAACTGGTGGTTGCGATTTAAGAACCAATGGTCACCGTCGACCTCGATCAGCTCAAACGGATCACGCGTGTGCTGAGACCATTCGCGGATTTCATCCGTGTAAACCATATCGTCCTGCCGGGCGGCAAAAGCCGTGATCGGACAGCTCAACGGCCCATCGGATTGATAACGATAGTTTTTTAGCAACGGCCAATCACGCCGCATCAACGGAATGATCGATTTGAGAAACTCCGCGTCGTCCACGTACCTCGACAACGACACCAGGTATTCGGGACTGTTGTCCGCCACCATGGCTTTCAGCATCACCTCTCGCTTTTGCCACAAGTGGATCAGGTGGGGCGCCACGGTACCGGTAACCATGAAGTGGAAAGGCGTGCAAGCTTCGCGTTGCCGCAACCGACGAATCACTTCGCGGGCCACGATGCCGCCGTAGCTATGCCCCCAGATCACCACGGGTTTATCAAACAGGGGCGTCAGCATGGGAACGATTTGATCGGCTAATTCTTCGACGCTTTCCACCACGGCTTCGTCCATCCGATTTTCCCGACCCGGCGTCTGCACGGCCAACATGTCAAAGTGTTCGGGCGGGTTGACCAGGAATTTGGTGAACAGCGAAGCACCCACGCCCATCGAATGGAAGCAGATCAGCCGGAATGGGGCATCTGGCGGACTGCAGCCGCGGATCAACCAATCGTTCACCACCTCGATGTCTTCCATATCGGCCAGCGTGAAAGCCGCCGAGCTGTTGCCCGCGTCCAGTTCGCCGCCCGCGTCCACTTCCTCGCCGGCGTCCACCTGCTGCAGTAAGTCGACCGCCAGATTGGCGATGCTGGGGCCCTTGAGCAATTTGATCAGGGGCAGGTTCACGTCCAGCAGTCGCACGATCCACACCTGCAGATCGGTCAGCATCAGCGAGTCCAGCCCGTAGCTGTCGATCGAAACGGAGACATCCAGCTTGTCCGCGGAAGCGTCCAAAATCTGAGCCAGTTTGCCGGTCAATTCCTGTTCGATCCGCCGCAATTGTTCTTCCGGTTCCAACTCCGCCAATTCCGTCCGCAATCCGCTGCCTTTGGGCCGGACCGCGCGTGCCAAGGCATCGTCGCCCATGCATTCGATAAACCGCGTATCGCGGGCTAGATGCGGGTAGGCCATCCGGAACCAGGGCCAGTTCAGCTTGGACAGCATACGTTGTACCGGTTGTTGGATGATCGCCGATTCCAGTTTGCCCAGCACATCGGCCAACGGCATCACCAACATGCCCTGAGCCTCCAGCAGGCTGATGATGTTTTGTTCGTCGTTGTCGGCATTGGACATCCCTGCGTATTCCCCCAACACACCCAGATTGACCGTCGTCGCGGGCAGCCCCTGTTGACGTCGGTAGTGTGCCAGGGAGTCTTGGAAGAAGTTGGCGGCGGCGTAATTCAGTTGCCCCACCAACCCCAGCACCGACGAGATCGACGACAGCATCACGAAGAAATCCAGCGGGGCATCGATGGCCACCGTGGCCTGATGTAGATGCCAGGCGCCTTGAGCCTTGGGCTGGAACACGCGTCCAAAACGGTCCAGATCCATGGTGGGAATCGAGGCGTCGTCGAGGACGGCCGCGGCATGGATCACGCCGGCCAAGGGCTGCGGCCCGTTGTCGATGTCGTCGAGCAATTGGCGGGTCGCCGCCGCGTCGGTCAGATCGACTTTGGCCAGCCGTACCTCGACGCCTTCCGCTTGCAGAGACTGCACGAGGGCTCGATCGGCGTCGGTTTTGCATCCGCTGCGGCTGGCCAAGACCAACTGCCGCGCGCCGCGCTCGGCCATCCAGCGAGCGATTTGCAATCCGAAGCCGCTGGCGCCCCCGGAGATCAAATAGGTGGCGTCGCCGCGGAAGCTCAGCTCTCGCTGCGGCAGGGCTTGCACCACGTTGTCCTGCATATTCATCACGATCTTGCCACGATAGGCCGCGCGGGTCATGAACCGCATCGCTTCGGACAGTTTATCGATCGGAAATTCGGTGATCTCGTGCGGTTCCAGTTCGTGTTGCTCAAACAGCTCCACAACTTCGCTCAACACTCGCTGGTGCAATTCGGGCTTTTGAGCGGCCAGCCGGTCGACGTCGACGACGAAGTAAGAAATGTTTTCACCCAGCCGTTCCATGCCCAGTTTGCTATTGCGATAGATGTCCGACTTGCCCAGTTCGATAAACCGGCCGAAGGGAGCCAAGCACTTGACGCTTTGCGCGATAAACCGTCCGGTCAGCGAGTTGACAACGATGTCCACGCCGCGGCCATCGGTAACGTCCATGACGTCGTTGTAGAAATCCAAGGACCGCGAATCGAAGACGTGTTCGACGCCCATCTGCCGCAGGTAATCGCGTTTCTCACGCGTGCCAGCGGTGGCGATGACGTTCACCCCGGCACGCTGGGCCAGGCGAATCGCCGCCCCGCCCACCCCGCCGGCAGCGGAATGGATCAGCACGGTTTCGCCACGGGTCATCCGCGCCAAGTGGCACAGGGAATACCAAGCCGTGACGTACACCACGGGGATCGCGGCGGCCTGCACGGGAGTCAGGTGCGAAGGACGCGGAGCCACGCAGTGGCCGGGCACCGACACGCGGCCACTGAAACCTTCGGCCACTCGAGCGATCACGTTGTCGCCCGCTTTGACGTGTTGCACCGCGCTACCGACACGAAGCACTTGTCCGGAGATTTCCAGGCCCAAGCGGTCCGATGCCAGTCCGCCGGAGACGGCGTGCGGGGGCAGCAATCCCATCGCATTCATCACGTCTTTGAAATTTAAAGCCGCCGCCTGGACGGCGATCTCCACATCGCTGTCCGCTAACTGGCAGGGGTTCTGGCGGCGGAACACGATCTGGTCCAACTGGCCGGCTTCTTGCAGGTCGGCGCGGTAATCGCCGCCCACACCTTGTTCGCGCGACCCCACCGAAGACTCTGCCGTCTCGCGATTCACCGCAACCAAGCGGTGTACGTAACGCGCGGGACCACGAATGGCGATCTCCGATTCATCCTGGTCGCGGCGGCTATGCAGCAGTTCACGGAACAGTGCATCCACTTCTTGCTTCGCAGGTTGGGCACTCAGGTCCACCACCGTGACGGGAATGTTGGGACATTCGTTGTTGATCACACGCGACATGCCGTGCAGGATCGACTGTCCTAAATCCAGTAAGTTGGATGACGAGTCGTTTGCGTCGGTGGCATGCTTGGCGTCGCAGGCGTCCGCCGCGGGAGGCACTGCGGCGGCGGCCGTGGTGACGACTACCAGCCTGGGTACCGCTTCGCGGCGGTGGAGCGTCTGTGCCAGGGCGAGCAACGATCCCACGGCCGGACAATCCTGCAACTCGCTCCAGCCTTGCGACTCAGCGGTGCGTTGGGCGGCGAACACGACCAACGCCCGGCGGTCCAGCGGCACGTCGGCCAGCAAATCGTCCAGCCGATCGGTGTCGGAGAACGGAATGACCTGAGTGTGTACCTGTTCAGCCGCCATCCGCGAGCTGAATTCGGTGGCAAAGGCCGTGTCATCGGTTACCAGCACGGCGCGGTTGCAATCGTAAATTCGTCCGTGTTGGTCGGGATCGAAAGGGCTGGGCAACCACTGGTATTCGTAGCAACCCTCGTACAGCGAATCGGCTTGTTGGCCGCCGGTGGTCAGCAAACGTTTGCAAGTAATGCCCAAGACTTCGGCGACCAGTTGTCCCTCGCTATCAAAGATCAGCGTATCGGAACAGAGATACTGTTCGTCGACGCGGGTGACTTTGACGTGCGACCAAACTTTGCTCGTGGGCCGTGCGTGAATCCGAACGCGGTCGATGCGATACGGCAGGTACACGCGATCGGTGCTGCCCTGAGCGTGCAGTTCGGCAAAAATGACGTGCATGCAGGCGTCTAACAGGGCCGGATGCATGGCATTCCGCTGGGACTCGTCGACCAGATCGTCGTCCAATCGTACGCGGGCCAGCCATTCATTATTCAGTTTTTGAAGCTGTTCAACGCAGCAGAAGCTTTCGCCGTAAGCCAGGCCGGCGCCGTGCAGGTAGTCATAGAATTGGTCGACCGATTGCGTTTCTTGATCGCGGAATTGGGCCTGCAGGTCTTCAAAACGGACGGTCGCCGACGGGAAACGGTCGTGTGAGGTGTTGAACCGTCCGGCGGAATGTTTGGTCCACATACCGTCGTGATCGGCGTCGGCCGGTCGTGTGCAGATGCGGTAGTCGCCCTCACCGGAAACAATTTCCAAACGCACGTCCAACGGATAACGACTGTTATCGCTGAGGATCAACGGCGAATCGAATTGCAGCTCTTCGAGGAACAAGGTTTCATGCTGGAATTGTTCCTGGGCGACGGCCCAGGCCAATTCCATATGCCCGGTGGCGGGAAACACGATTTCGCCGTCGACTTGGTGATCGCGGAGGTAGGGAAACTTCTGCACGTCCAACACGGCTTCCCAAACGGCTAACCCGTCTTCGCTGACCAGTTGTGTCTGGCGTTTCAGGAAGGGATGTTCGTAGCGACCGACTCGTTGGTCCGCCAAGGCCGGCAGTTCATACCAATACCGACTGTGTTGCCAGGGATTTTTGGGCAAGCGGACAAAGGCGTGTTTGCCGCCAAACAAGACGGCCGTGTCGGCTTGGCAACCGCGAGCGACCAAGCCAGCCAAGCTTTGCAGGAATACCGTTTGTTCGGGTTCGCTGCGAGTCATCGCCGGAACCATGACGGCATCGCTATCGATGTTCTCAAACTGGGCTTGGGCGCCGCGAACCAACACCGGGTGCGGTCCGATTTCGATGAACGTGTCAAAACCATCGTCGACCATCGTGGACAAGGTGTCGGTGAACCGTACCGGTTGGCGGACGTTGTGGTACCAGTATTCCGCGTTTAGATGTTCGCCGGTTTCGCGTTTTGTGGTGACGGTCGAATACAAGGGGATCGTCGCCGTGACGCCTTGCAGTGAAGCCATGGACTGCAGCATCAGGTCTTCGATCGAGTCCATGTGGTGACTGTGATACGCCACTTCGACCTTGACCGCGCGTTGGAAGACATTGCGTTGCTCCAAGACTTCGGCGATCTGCTGCAGTGGCAAAAGGTCGCCTGACAGCGTCAGCATTTCGGGGCCGTTGATGGTCCCGATCGATACGCCTTCGTAGTCTTCGATCAATTCCAACGCTTGCTGCTGCGAAAGTCCCACGGCCAGCATCCCGCCTTGCCCGGCCGCTCGGCTTTGAGCTTGCGAACGGTAGTAGATCACCTGCACCGCTTGTTCCAGCGTCAGCGATCCGGCTGCGTAGGCCGCGGCCACTTCGCCGATCGAATGCCCCACGGCTCCGGCGGCGCGGATCCCGTAATGCTCATAGAGTTTGACCAACGAGATCTGAATGGCCATCACAGCGGGCTGAACCACCACCGTATCGTGGATCTTCGACGTCTCGGCGGGAGCTTCCAGGGCTTCCAATATCGACCAGTCAGCGAGCGGCTGGAACAGGGCGTCGATCTGTTCCAAGGACTGCCGAAACACGGGTTCGCGTTCCAACAACTGCAGGCCCATTCGCGCCCATTGGCCACCTTGGCCGGAAAACACAAAAGCCAATTTGGGCTGCGAACGATGCGCCATCGTGGTCGCCAGCGTACCGCTTTCCGGTTGCCCGTCGGCAAAACCGCGAAGCTGCGTTTGGATGTCGTCAGCCGTTTCACCGACAATCGCCAGACGATGCGGGTAATGACTGCGGCGGGTGAACGCCGAATGAGCGATGGCCTCAAGCGGTTGCGATGTCTGGTTGAGGAAATCCGCGTGCCGCGCTGCCAACTCTCGCAGTGCATCACGGTTCATCGCGCTCAACGTATACAGTGTAGCGCCGCGGCTCTGTTTCTCCGTCGCCACTGCGGGGGCATCTGCCTGGTCATCGGTCAAGCCAGCGGTCAGGTCTTGGGCCGTTTGCAAGACGACGTGAGCGTTGGCGCCACCGGCGCCGAACGAATTGACACCGACCGTCAAAGGGTGATCATCGGGGACCAGCGGTGTCGGTTCGGTGACCACCTGCAGACGATGTTGCTTCCAAGGGATCGCCGGGTTGGGATTGTTGAAGTGCAAGTTGGGCGGCACCACGCCGTGATGCGCCGT from Roseimaritima ulvae includes these protein-coding regions:
- a CDS encoding response regulator, coding for MKSSYSDRHVPDQPLIGGRYRVLRGLSQSPHGETFQALDSATDQSVVVKTVRHDSLSASAQMRFEHDAHALGQLSHNSFARLLDHGSDDQQVFWVMPFVAGITLRQRLQQASLSVAETIQVGRAVLTALQEAHRHEVLHRSIRPDNVITNEEHELRQVTLTDFGLIQPTWMAEGLPDTWLHVAQYLSPEVTGLLNHEETASSDLYSLGNMLFECLTGHPPFQSNSVGDLLRQHLSKPVPDLKALGLPVPRILEEVLQRMLRKDPRDRYQSAEAVVMDLDAIDEALRNGEAEPQLVIGLHDRRQTLTAPAFVGREQELTQLHTLLQRAELGQGGLVIVEAESGGGKSRLLSEFARVCSQRGTWILQGQGLEQAAQRPFQLFTGVAQGVVNMARLDEHVAERIREAMTDQWDAACWALPDLLQISDQAAVDHLGPEEHGEARSVHALTALLDALGNLDHSVLVLLDDCQWADQLTYKALRQWQRYSRDRDRTVLVVVAYRSEEVPADHPLRNLSGMAHLELPTFAPASVRQLVESMAGPLPDEAIYTIEHLAEGSPFMAAAALRGLVESGALVPDKRHPDAPERPASGGWRIDQSALADAQSSQHAAEFLVRRIELLPPATVQLLTAGAVLGKEFDLFAASNLAGQTSQQAIAALRVGHQRHIVWSRKTDERCNFLHDKLRESLLARLPASRRRELHLKAAVQLEREAPQRVFDLAYHFDAAGDCSRALPYALAAARQAKAQHALELAEQQFTIAQRSATKDPLLRYQIAEGLANVLMLRGSYDNAAEQFERARELAADEITKAEMEGKLGEVAFKQGDMERAIDAFERALEQLGARIPQGNLGLYVRLGGELITQALHSILPGWFTARKSLQGATRTLLIVRLFNRLTYAYWFKRGQYKCLWSHLRGMNLAERYPATSELAHAYSIHAPVMSLVGLFNRGVSYAEKSFAIYKSLDDLWGQGQALNFHGVVLFAASRYEEAIEHCSASIRLLERTGDLWEVNVARVHTAYSLFRLGNLASSAEMAKRVHLSGVDLGDAQAAGYSLDVWAQSTGGDLAPSVLQSELQRPRADLQVTAQVMLAEGMRLLCYGQTAEARAVFCDAQQRVEQAGLQNAYVLPLRSWIVTAARQQAEQTSPLCPQRRRVLLQQAANVARTAIRVARKFQNDLPHALRESALVAAMQGADRTARRQLDESLQVAERQGARFEYAKSLLERGRIGRQQGWDGAEEDIATASKLLRSLGAYYVLNETPPEQAASAKLATLSLVDRFDNALQTGRRIAAGLSQESVFREVQLGADRLLRGERCRLLKMPLAPNADSQDWDHSKLEDRYLRDLATTAINTRQVIVLTDATSNEDAYPLLPGVRSALCAPMFVRGEPAGCFYVEHHGVSNLFGEDEKRLAEFIATIAGAALENAEGFAELECLNETLEQRVADRTAVAEQANRAKSDFLANMSHEIRTPMNGIIGMTELTLQTQLSNQQRDYLNVVLQSADALLRLLNDILDFSKVEAGKLELEAIDFSLDDCLGDTMHTFGFKAAEKGVELAYYVPPEVPDTLNGDPGRLRQIIINLVGNALKFTDQGEIVVRVAAQSQTDDGVVLHFSVNDSGIGIDADKQQQIFEAFQQADTSTTRRYGGTGLGLAISMQLVKLMQGELHVESVPGEGSQFHFTAHFNNATTTATATSPPLGDLPELNGLRVLVVDDSPTNRDILTDVLTHWGMQVEVARDGYAALDRMRRAADRGQPFALAVLDMMMPEMNGLTLASQIRQVPALRSCELIMLSSAGNSESERDPNLDIARYLLKPVKQSELKESIQQVLTQHPATATPTPPPTAPVDALRILLAEDGEINQLVACGLIENLGHRVQVANDGYEVLQALQEETFDVVLMDVMMPGMDGLEATAEIRRREQTSGQHLPIIAMTAHALVGDRERFLDAGMDDYLAKPIGLDGLRDVLERNRPRKVPTSQTPSRPHPQRRSPDTQLAWPPDDSHPLEHASQRSAAVLDIEPAQPRSADAGDETMVAMAEALLRECPQRIEETARRAEQLAREANLPDVDQMLQELTKEAAKMSAALRQFVTRG
- a CDS encoding type I polyketide synthase, with translation MQKDFDSLCVANHSETQTQRREPLAVIGIGCRLPGGIHSPSEFWEAILSGLDAVCDVPKDRWNHERFHDTNSEKYGAIRNARGGFIKGVDQFDGDFFGYFPAAAQRIDPQQRLLLEVTHEAMEDAGLRRDQLNRSRTSVFVGSFMYDYLCMQTAGEQRDQINPYVSMGTSVCSLANRISYDFNLTGPSVSLDTACSASLTALHLACQSVWNGEADMAIAGGVNLMLRPEPSIMLSKSGFLNPDQACKAFDESANGYVRGEGVGVVILKPLSRAVADGDPIYACVRASAANQDGYLAEGFTVPNVESQTALLETVYAQAGIDPSHVDYVEAHGTGTPVGDPIETNALGTVLGASRSADQADLIIGSVKTNLGHLEGASGITGFIKGVLTAHHGVVPPNLHFNNPNPAIPWKQHRLQVVTEPTPLVPDDHPLTVGVNSFGAGGANAHVVLQTAQDLTAGLTDDQADAPAVATEKQSRGATLYTLSAMNRDALRELAARHADFLNQTSQPLEAIAHSAFTRRSHYPHRLAIVGETADDIQTQLRGFADGQPESGTLATTMAHRSQPKLAFVFSGQGGQWARMGLQLLEREPVFRQSLEQIDALFQPLADWSILEALEAPAETSKIHDTVVVQPAVMAIQISLVKLYEHYGIRAAGAVGHSIGEVAAAYAAGSLTLEQAVQVIYYRSQAQSRAAGQGGMLAVGLSQQQALELIEDYEGVSIGTINGPEMLTLSGDLLPLQQIAEVLEQRNVFQRAVKVEVAYHSHHMDSIEDLMLQSMASLQGVTATIPLYSTVTTKRETGEHLNAEYWYHNVRQPVRFTDTLSTMVDDGFDTFIEIGPHPVLVRGAQAQFENIDSDAVMVPAMTRSEPEQTVFLQSLAGLVARGCQADTAVLFGGKHAFVRLPKNPWQHSRYWYELPALADQRVGRYEHPFLKRQTQLVSEDGLAVWEAVLDVQKFPYLRDHQVDGEIVFPATGHMELAWAVAQEQFQHETLFLEELQFDSPLILSDNSRYPLDVRLEIVSGEGDYRICTRPADADHDGMWTKHSAGRFNTSHDRFPSATVRFEDLQAQFRDQETQSVDQFYDYLHGAGLAYGESFCCVEQLQKLNNEWLARVRLDDDLVDESQRNAMHPALLDACMHVIFAELHAQGSTDRVYLPYRIDRVRIHARPTSKVWSHVKVTRVDEQYLCSDTLIFDSEGQLVAEVLGITCKRLLTTGGQQADSLYEGCYEYQWLPSPFDPDQHGRIYDCNRAVLVTDDTAFATEFSSRMAAEQVHTQVIPFSDTDRLDDLLADVPLDRRALVVFAAQRTAESQGWSELQDCPAVGSLLALAQTLHRREAVPRLVVVTTAAAAVPPAADACDAKHATDANDSSSNLLDLGQSILHGMSRVINNECPNIPVTVVDLSAQPAKQEVDALFRELLHSRRDQDESEIAIRGPARYVHRLVAVNRETAESSVGSREQGVGGDYRADLQEAGQLDQIVFRRQNPCQLADSDVEIAVQAAALNFKDVMNAMGLLPPHAVSGGLASDRLGLEISGQVLRVGSAVQHVKAGDNVIARVAEGFSGRVSVPGHCVAPRPSHLTPVQAAAIPVVYVTAWYSLCHLARMTRGETVLIHSAAGGVGGAAIRLAQRAGVNVIATAGTREKRDYLRQMGVEHVFDSRSLDFYNDVMDVTDGRGVDIVVNSLTGRFIAQSVKCLAPFGRFIELGKSDIYRNSKLGMERLGENISYFVVDVDRLAAQKPELHQRVLSEVVELFEQHELEPHEITEFPIDKLSEAMRFMTRAAYRGKIVMNMQDNVVQALPQRELSFRGDATYLISGGASGFGLQIARWMAERGARQLVLASRSGCKTDADRALVQSLQAEGVEVRLAKVDLTDAAATRQLLDDIDNGPQPLAGVIHAAAVLDDASIPTMDLDRFGRVFQPKAQGAWHLHQATVAIDAPLDFFVMLSSISSVLGLVGQLNYAAANFFQDSLAHYRRQQGLPATTVNLGVLGEYAGMSNADNDEQNIISLLEAQGMLVMPLADVLGKLESAIIQQPVQRMLSKLNWPWFRMAYPHLARDTRFIECMGDDALARAVRPKGSGLRTELAELEPEEQLRRIEQELTGKLAQILDASADKLDVSVSIDSYGLDSLMLTDLQVWIVRLLDVNLPLIKLLKGPSIANLAVDLLQQVDAGEEVDAGGELDAGNSSAAFTLADMEDIEVVNDWLIRGCSPPDAPFRLICFHSMGVGASLFTKFLVNPPEHFDMLAVQTPGRENRMDEAVVESVEELADQIVPMLTPLFDKPVVIWGHSYGGIVAREVIRRLRQREACTPFHFMVTGTVAPHLIHLWQKREVMLKAMVADNSPEYLVSLSRYVDDAEFLKSIIPLMRRDWPLLKNYRYQSDGPLSCPITAFAARQDDMVYTDEIREWSQHTRDPFELIEVDGDHWFLNRNHQLIAERLHQIALAQLSGELLDQPVT